The sequence GATATGCTTGTTGTTTACAAGCATTAGAGCAAAACTGTTTGCTTTTACGGTACGGGAACCCCTTACCACATACTAAGCATTGTACTGTAGCCTCTGTTACCATAAATTTTGCGGTTATTGTGACTTTATGAATGACAGTCTTTTATTGTTTGTTTATGGTATAATTTACGAAATTTTACTAAAATGTGCAAAATGATTTACATTTTTATTTTACTCAATATAACATTGATCGATGTCTCTCAAATAAATAACTGAATGTTTTTGCGGAATCAATGCCAATATCTTCTAGTATAATGGTTATTAATACGATTTTACATTTAATTGTAAGTTGATACAATTCTTCTAGTTCTAGTTGATATTCAGGTTTTAATGTTCCATCTCCATAATGGGTTAAATAATTTCTGTTCTCTTTGATTAAAGAGCATGCATCTTTTATGTTAGGAAATAGCTTATTAAATTCTGATTCATTGCAGGTAGATTTAAGCTTGTCGAGTATGGCTTGTAGGCGGCTATTAAGAGACATCTGTTTTACTTTTGTCTTATGAAACACTTCTAAGCCTCTCACAAACTCTAAAAATACTTCTTGTGAGAATGGTGTTATGTTTCTTGACGCAACCCAAGAGACATAGGTTAAATCTCCTGATTCATTAAATAAAAACCATTTTCTGAATATCTCTTCTGCTACATTTTTAATGTCTGAAAATTTCATTAATGGTAAGCTGCTTGATGATCGTTTTTGAGAATTTCCTATGTTTTCCTGTTTAAAATATCTTTCGACTCCAATCTGCATATTTAATCTAAAAAACCTTTGTCTGTATATATAGCAATTACTATAGTACATTAACGATAGTAATCTTCGAAAATGCTCACTATACTGAACAAGCTTATCACTCTCCAATGAGCCAGCCTTAGAGTATATAATTATCGAGCTGTTGTTTTCTAGATAGAAGCCTCTACTATCATCCATTTCGTGGCTAGTTGAATAGCCAAAAGCAAAACAAATTTTTATTTTATCGTTAATATCAAAGTATATGTTTTCTGGGTGTGTGTACGTAATGGAAAGTCCGTGTTTATCATCTTCAAGAAAATCGTAAGAAATATAAGTACTATCACTGTCGATCCACTCTGATAAAGCCGAATAATCCACAACAACTCTGTCAAATTTTAAATCGTCTACATCATCATAAAATATATTATCAAATACTTCAGATACAGTTAGGGTTATGGAAATTCCCGCCGATCTTGACGCCCCAGAAGTTGTAGACTTTCGTAACAGGACATTTCTATGGGTTACGTTCTCTAAGCCGTTTATAGTGAGAAATTTCTTTGCATTAAAAATAAAATCAAATGTCTCCCTTGATGCATCATCTGTAGAGGCTTTTAGAATACAACCATATAAAGGGGAATACTTCAGAACTCCGTAGACTATAATTTCTTGGTTTTGTGGTGTAATGATAGCCCACTTGCCTACCCATTCTTTCTCCTCTTTCATTAGTTAAAAACAGTTGTGCATCTCTTTTGTAAACCTTTCAACTTACTAAATAACCAACAGTATACAAAGAAAAACCCCTCAGAGATCATCTCTGAGGGGTTTTTAAACTTTTCGTGGGAGTTGAGGGATTCGAACCCCCGACCCTCTGCTTGTAAGGCAGATGCTCTGAACCAACTGAGCTAAACTCCCTTTCTTTTACGCTCTCTGCTCGCTCGACTCTCACGCTGAAACGCGTGATGCGCTGAACCAACTGAGCTAAACTTTCTTGCCGCTACGGTGTCTTTTCCCGTTTTGGTGGTGCAAAGATAGGGGCCTGAATGGCCGTTTTGCAAGCATTTTGCTTAAAAAAGATGAAGTTTTTTGCAAAATCCTGAAAGTCAGGTACGTTCCGAGGGTGGGCTTTCGGGCTGGGAAACTATCATCGACCATCCTGCTGGTTGGGTACGTTAAGGGAATGACGTGTGGCTAAGGTGTCTGTTTTGACTGGGGTCAGGGACCCCAAAATGGTCAGATCGGGGATCTGACGACACCGCTACTCAAAATGTAGATACAGCGTCACGGCGTGGGTGGTGAGGCGCTGTATGCCGGCGCTTGAGGGGTTGGCCGTGTTGCCCGCAAAGACGTTGGGCAGGCCGTGGGTGAACCGCAGTTCGGGCGCAAATTTGAAGTACTCGAAAAACTGCTCGAAGCCGATGCCGTACTCGATGGAGAGGTCGGTGGTGTTGGTGTTGAGACGGCCCTGACTCTGGGCGAGGCGCTTCTTCACGTTGGTTTCGATGCCCACCACGGCCCCGGCGAGCAGATACATGCGCGAGTTGAGTCGCCGCGCCGATTTGTATTTAAACACAAACGGCAGCTCGATCCAGGTCGATTCGCGCACGTCGCTCTTATCCTCGGCGTTGGCGTAGGCATACTTCACCTCCCGGCTGTAGATCGATACGCCGGGCGTCATCCGGAAGTCGAACCGGTCGTTCATGTAGGCATTCACCGAAAACCCCACCCGAAACCCCGAGTTGGTGGGCGAGGTGATGCGCAGCAATGACGGGTCGTTGGTGGACGTGGCGAAATCGGGGCGGTACGTCAGGTTGTAGCGCGTAAAGGGCAGCGCGTAGTAAAACCCGAAATGCACCACCTTGTCGTCGTAGTCTTCCTTGTGCTTGCGAATGTATTTGTAGGTCGACTGCGCCATCGCCAGCGGCGCGAGCAGCAGCAACAAGGCAACGACACTCGCGCAGCGGATCGCTACGATGGCTGTTTTTGGCCCAGATAAATCGACGCGATGCCGAAGGAAAGAGGAATCCATTGAGTATGACGAAAACCGGCTTTTTCAAACACCTGAATGAAGTCGGGGCCATCGGGGAAGGCCTTCATCGACTCATCAAGGTATGCATACGCCGAGGTGTCTTTGCTGACCATCTTCCCGAAAAAGGGCACGACCGTAGCGGTGTAAAAATTATAGAACTGCTTGAACGGAAACCGGCGGGGCCGCGAAAACTCGAGCACCATGCAGACGCCACCGGGGCGAACAACGCGGTGCATATCGGTGAGGCCCGCCAGCAGGTTCTCGAAGTTGCGTACGCCAAAGGAAACGATGGCAGCGTCAAATTCATTGTCTGCCAGTGGTAATCGTTCCGAATCGCCCGAGCGCAGTTCGATGATGTGGTCGACGCCCCGCTCTTTCATTTTCTGCCGCCCCACGGCCAGCATGCCCTCCGAAATATCGACGCCGATGATCTTGTCGGGTTTCAGCGAGAGGGCTTCCAAGGCCAGATCGCCCGTGCCGGTGGCAATGTCGAGGATGCGTTTGGGCGCAAACGGCCGCAGCAGCCGGATGGCTTTCTTTCGCCACAGGATGTCGATACCCGCACTCAGAAAGTGGTTCAGGAAGTCGTATTTCGGCGCGATGTTGTCGAACATCTCACCCACCTGCTGCCGTTTCGAGGCATCTTTATCTTTGTACGGAACGATCATGAGCTTAAAGAGCGAAAGAGTGAATGCGGTACGCCGCCCGGAGTGAAAGAGCGAAAGGAAGTATGTAGAGAAGCACTCTTTCACACTTTCTGTCTTTCACTCATTCGGAAACGGCCGGTTTCGGGGGAAAGTTTCGGGCTGCACCGACGGGTTGGCGGGAAGCGGGTCAATTCATTACCTTGCACCATGACCCGCTTCTCCCCAGCCCTGCTGCTCCTGCTGACAGCCTGTGCGCCAACGGCCCGCCAATCGACCTCCCTGCACCAGCGTATTCTGACCCTAGACACCCACGCCGACGCGCCGATTATGATGCAGAAGCCGGGATTCGACGTGGGCGTTCGGCATGATGTCCGGCGCGATGAGTCGCAGATCGATTTCCCCCGGATGGCGGCGGGCGGCATGGACGCCATGTTTTTTGCGGTCTACACGGCGCAGGGACCACGTACGCCCGAGGGCCATGCCGAGGCCAAACGCAACGCGCTGAACCAGTTTGCGCTGATCGAGACGGCGCTGACAAAATACTCCAATCTGGCCGAACTGGCGACCACACCGGCCGACGCCTACCGACTCGAAAAAGCGGGCAAGCGCGCCATTTTCATCGGGATGGAAAACGGCTACCCCATCGGCGAAGACCTGTCGCTGGTAAAAACCTACTTCGATAAGGGGTGTCGGTACGTTACGCTGTCGCATTTCGCCAACAATGCCATCTGCGATTCGGCCACCGACCCCGACGGCCCGCTGCACAACGGCCTGAGCCCGTTTGGTCGGCAGGTGGTGGCCGAAATGAACCGGCTGGGCATGCTGATCGACATTTCGCACGTGTCGGATAAGTCGTTCTACGACGTGCTGGCCCTGTCGAAAGTGCCCGTGATTGCCTCGCACTCCAACTGCCGCGCCCTCTGTGATTTTCCCCGCAACATGACCGACGACATGATCCGGGCGCTGGCGGCAAAAGGCGGCGTGGTGCAGGTCAATTTCGTCAGCGACTACCTGCGTAAACCGTCGGAGGCGCACCGGGCCGCGCTCACGAGCCTGCGCATGTCGGGCGTGGGCAAGGCACGTACCCCGGCGATGGAAGCCCGGCAGCAGGCTCTCACCGATTCGGTGAAGCGGGTCTATGCGGCCGAGCGGGCGAGTGTCGCCGACATTGCCAACCACATCGACCATATCGTGAAGCTGGTGGGCATCAACCACGTCGGCATCGGGTCGGACCTGGATGGGGGCGGGGGCGTCAACGGCCTCGAAGACGTGAGCGACATCGAAGTCCTGACGAAGGAGTTGGTGCGGCGTGGCTATTCCGAAAAGGACATCGCCCAGATTTGGGGCGGTAATCTGCTACGCGTACTAAGCCAGGCCAAAGCGGCTAACTAGAGGCGGCATACTAATGGAATCACTGGCGATCGTCTATGCCTGCGGGGTGCACAGCCTGGGTCTAGCGCTGTTTCATGCGGCGTTCTGGCGTATTTTCCGGTGGCGACACGATCTGCAAACAAGCAGCCTACCGACGCGAGCTATTATTCAGATCGCCAATTTGCGGCTGATCCATGTGTTTCTGCTGGCAGCGGTACTGTGCTTTGGTTTTCCTGATGAGTTACTCCAGACTAATCTGGGTCGGACGTATATAATAGGCATGGCCCTTTTCTGGCTGGGGCGAACCATTGAACAATTTATTTTTCTACCATACAACCGGTTCTTTGTGCACCTGCTGACTGCCGTATTTCTGCTGGGGGCGGTGTTGTTTGCGCTACCGGTGCTGCTTTGACGATTGCCTGAACCCAAAATCTGTTTCGTACCATGACCGCCGATTCTGTTTTTCAACTGGCCAACACGCTGGTGCTGCCCCAGTGGCTGTTGATGATTGTGGCGCCGCGCTGGCGCGTAACCCGCTGGCTCATGCAGTCGTATCTGATTCCGGTTTGTCTGGCAGTCATCTACGTCAGCTATCTGTTCAGTGGTGGCCCGGTCGATTTTGCCGCGTTTGGGTCGCTGTCGGGCATCAAACACCTGTTTGCCACCGGGGGCGACGGCGTGATGCTGGCGGGTTGGGTGCACTACCTGGCGTTCGATCTGGTGGCGGGCACGGTAATCGTGCGGGACGCGCAGGAAAAGGCGATTCCCCACGGGTACGTTGTTGTGCCGCTGCTTGGCTGCTTCATGCTCGGGCCGGTTGGGCTGCTGTTGTATTGGCTCATTCGCACCATACGTACTCGGACGCTATCGGCTTAGCCGGGTTTCGCGCATAGGCAGCGGTGATAAAACGGTTGCTTTTGTCTTTGGCAGGTTGAGCCGTCGGTGCTCGTTGCCGACAGCCGTTACTGACTAAGCGCCTGCTTTGCCCATGAACCGCTCCGATTTTCTGAAAACGTCTGCGTTAGCCACCGCAGGTACGTTGCTGTTGCCCCAGTCACCGGCCTCGGCTGTCCCGTTTATTTACCATCGGCCGCCGCAGAAATTCCGGGTGGCGCTCATCGGCTCCGGCTGGTGGGGCATGAATATCCTGCGCGCCGCCATGCAGTCGGGCGAGGTAACGGTGGTGGCGCTTTGCGACGTAGACAAGGCGCAGGTGCAACGGGCGCAGGCCGACGTAACCAAACTCAGCAACGAGCGGCCCAAGCTCTACGGTGATTTTCGGGAGCTGCTAAACGCCGAGAAACCCGACATCGCCATTGTGGCTACCCCCGATCACTGGCACCCGCTGATCGCCATCGCGGCCATGCAGACGGGCGCGCATGTGTATGTGGAGAAACCCATCAGCCACACCATCAATGAAGGCAAGGCGATGGTGCGGGCGGCGCGGGCTACGGGCAAGGTTTGCCAGGTAGGTACGCACCGGCGCATCTCGCCCCACAACGTGTCAGGTATGGACTTTCTGCGGTCGGGGAAGGCCGGGAAGATCGGGATGGTGCGGGCCTTTGTGAGCTACGGCGGAAACGAAGGCAAGGTTACGCCCGACGCCGAGCCGCCCCGCGATCTCGACTGGGATATGTGGTGTGGGCCGGCGCCGCTCCGGGCCTATAACCCGACGATTCACCCGCGGGGCTTCCGGCAGTATCTCGACTATGCCAACGGACAACTCGGCGACTGGGGCATTCACTGGCTCGACCAGGTTTTGTGGTGGACCGACGAAAAAGCGCCGCGCAAGGTATACTCGACCGGCGGCCGGGCTATCCGACGCGATCAGACTGACGCGCCCGATCATCAGGTGGCGACGTATGAGTTTGAAGGGTTCACGGCTATCTGGGAGCATCGCCTGTTTGCGGGGAATAACGCCGAGAAAACAATGCCCAATCAGGCGGTGGGTTGCTATTTCTACGGCACCGAAGGCACATTTCACATGGGCTGGCTCGATGGCTGGACGTTTTACCCCGTCGATCCGAAAAAGCCGACGATTCATCAGGACGCCCAACTCGACAAACCCGACGACCAGAACATCGCCGGGCTCTGGACCAACTTCACCGACTCGATCCGGAACAACCGCACGCCGGTCTGTGACATCGAAATCGGGCAGCGATCGACCAACATGGCGCTGCTGGGTATGTTGTCCATGAAACTGGGCCGGAGTGTGGCCTGGGATCAGACGACGCAGACGATTCTCAACGACCCCGAAGCCAACGCGCTGCTGAGCCGGCCCTACCGGGGCAGCTGGCAATACCCGACCTAGCGGTAAGCAACGTACCTGTGGCGAACGCGCGGACGACTACGCACCAGTCTGCTACCGATACGTTGGTATCGGCTAGGTGCGGCGTTGTAAAAATGCCTAACTTACCATGTATATTTGCAACACTTGTTGGCCGTACCCGCTATTGGGAGGCAACGAGTCAGGTACGTTCCGAAACGATGAAATCCGTTGTCGCTCTTTTTCTGGTTCAGCTTATGCTCGGAAGCAGTCTGCTTCCCGGCTTCGGCATTGACCAGTCGGCCCGCTGGGCAGAGCTGATTCATCATTACCAGCACCACCGGGTCGAAGACACGTCGCTGGGTTTCGTCGATTTTCTGCTGATGCACTACGATACCAGTTCGGAGCATCAGAAACACCCCAATCATTGCCATCATAACCTGCCCTCGGCGGGCCATTTTGTATCGGTACCGACCCCCAGCCCCCTGCGGCTGGACGCCGAACCCCCGGCGGTGTCGTTGATCCGCGTAGCCAGGGCTACTTTTTTCCGGAAGGCTGATTTGTATGCCTTCGCCGCGATTCGTTCGCTCATCAATCCTCCCCGACGGTAGACGGTTGCTTCGCGTCAGTGCGCCTTGCTTTCATTCGCTTTGCGGTCATTCATGGTCATTCGTTGCGTCGGCAATGGTTGGCGCCCAATGACTATGAATGACGCGTAGCTCAATCCTATCCGTTCATGCTGAATGCCATTATCCGGTTCTCTATCCAGAACAAACTCATTATTGGCCTGCTCACGCTGGGGCTGATCCTGTGGGGCGGCTGGTCGGCTACCCAATTGCCGATCGACGCCGTCCCCGACATTACCAACAACCAGGTGCAGGTGATCACGAGCAGCCCGTCGCTGGCGGC comes from Fibrella aestuarina BUZ 2 and encodes:
- a CDS encoding ApeA N-terminal domain 1-containing protein; this translates as MKEEKEWVGKWAIITPQNQEIIVYGVLKYSPLYGCILKASTDDASRETFDFIFNAKKFLTINGLENVTHRNVLLRKSTTSGASRSAGISITLTVSEVFDNIFYDDVDDLKFDRVVVDYSALSEWIDSDSTYISYDFLEDDKHGLSITYTHPENIYFDINDKIKICFAFGYSTSHEMDDSRGFYLENNSSIIIYSKAGSLESDKLVQYSEHFRRLLSLMYYSNCYIYRQRFFRLNMQIGVERYFKQENIGNSQKRSSSSLPLMKFSDIKNVAEEIFRKWFLFNESGDLTYVSWVASRNITPFSQEVFLEFVRGLEVFHKTKVKQMSLNSRLQAILDKLKSTCNESEFNKLFPNIKDACSLIKENRNYLTHYGDGTLKPEYQLELEELYQLTIKCKIVLITIILEDIGIDSAKTFSYLFERHRSMLY
- the porT gene encoding type IX secretion/gliding motility protein PorT/SprT, with product MDSSFLRHRVDLSGPKTAIVAIRCASVVALLLLLAPLAMAQSTYKYIRKHKEDYDDKVVHFGFYYALPFTRYNLTYRPDFATSTNDPSLLRITSPTNSGFRVGFSVNAYMNDRFDFRMTPGVSIYSREVKYAYANAEDKSDVRESTWIELPFVFKYKSARRLNSRMYLLAGAVVGIETNVKKRLAQSQGRLNTNTTDLSIEYGIGFEQFFEYFKFAPELRFTHGLPNVFAGNTANPSSAGIQRLTTHAVTLYLHFE
- the ubiE gene encoding bifunctional demethylmenaquinone methyltransferase/2-methoxy-6-polyprenyl-1,4-benzoquinol methylase UbiE, which codes for MIVPYKDKDASKRQQVGEMFDNIAPKYDFLNHFLSAGIDILWRKKAIRLLRPFAPKRILDIATGTGDLALEALSLKPDKIIGVDISEGMLAVGRQKMKERGVDHIIELRSGDSERLPLADNEFDAAIVSFGVRNFENLLAGLTDMHRVVRPGGVCMVLEFSRPRRFPFKQFYNFYTATVVPFFGKMVSKDTSAYAYLDESMKAFPDGPDFIQVFEKAGFRHTQWIPLSFGIASIYLGQKQPS
- a CDS encoding dipeptidase: MTRFSPALLLLLTACAPTARQSTSLHQRILTLDTHADAPIMMQKPGFDVGVRHDVRRDESQIDFPRMAAGGMDAMFFAVYTAQGPRTPEGHAEAKRNALNQFALIETALTKYSNLAELATTPADAYRLEKAGKRAIFIGMENGYPIGEDLSLVKTYFDKGCRYVTLSHFANNAICDSATDPDGPLHNGLSPFGRQVVAEMNRLGMLIDISHVSDKSFYDVLALSKVPVIASHSNCRALCDFPRNMTDDMIRALAAKGGVVQVNFVSDYLRKPSEAHRAALTSLRMSGVGKARTPAMEARQQALTDSVKRVYAAERASVADIANHIDHIVKLVGINHVGIGSDLDGGGGVNGLEDVSDIEVLTKELVRRGYSEKDIAQIWGGNLLRVLSQAKAAN
- a CDS encoding ABA4-like family protein produces the protein MTADSVFQLANTLVLPQWLLMIVAPRWRVTRWLMQSYLIPVCLAVIYVSYLFSGGPVDFAAFGSLSGIKHLFATGGDGVMLAGWVHYLAFDLVAGTVIVRDAQEKAIPHGYVVVPLLGCFMLGPVGLLLYWLIRTIRTRTLSA
- a CDS encoding Gfo/Idh/MocA family protein, whose translation is MNRSDFLKTSALATAGTLLLPQSPASAVPFIYHRPPQKFRVALIGSGWWGMNILRAAMQSGEVTVVALCDVDKAQVQRAQADVTKLSNERPKLYGDFRELLNAEKPDIAIVATPDHWHPLIAIAAMQTGAHVYVEKPISHTINEGKAMVRAARATGKVCQVGTHRRISPHNVSGMDFLRSGKAGKIGMVRAFVSYGGNEGKVTPDAEPPRDLDWDMWCGPAPLRAYNPTIHPRGFRQYLDYANGQLGDWGIHWLDQVLWWTDEKAPRKVYSTGGRAIRRDQTDAPDHQVATYEFEGFTAIWEHRLFAGNNAEKTMPNQAVGCYFYGTEGTFHMGWLDGWTFYPVDPKKPTIHQDAQLDKPDDQNIAGLWTNFTDSIRNNRTPVCDIEIGQRSTNMALLGMLSMKLGRSVAWDQTTQTILNDPEANALLSRPYRGSWQYPT